AAGTAGTACTATTGTTAATATTAACCACcgaaaaactagagagaaaacCCCCTACTGCAGCCTCCACCATATGGCTCAATGCTTCCATTACtaaaacaaaaagggaaaggGGATAACaaatccccttgtctcaaaccttTATGACTGAAAAAAAACCACAAGAGTTGCCATTAACTAATACAGAGAACCGAGCAATCGAAACGCAATGTCTAACCCATCCACACCACCTATGCCCAAAGCCGCATCTTCTTAgcatataaaatagaaaatccGAGCACACGTGGTCgtatgccttttccatatcaagcttGCAAAGAACCCCCGAAATACCAATCCTCATACGGTTGTCCAAACACTCATTAGCAATCAGAATCGAGTCAAAAATTTGATGTCCCTTAACGAAAGCATTTTGAAgtttagaaatgattttatctATCATTGTACTTATACGATTAGCTAACACTTtcgatataattttatagatcCCACCTATCAAACTAATAGAACGGAAATCCTTCAACTCATGAGCACCGGCTATCTTAGGGATGAGTGCAATGCATGTAGCATTTAGGGACTTCTCAAACTTCTGAGAAGAATGGAAATCTTGAAATATCTGCATAACTTCTACTTTCACTATATCCCAACACTCTCGAAAAAAAACCATGAAAAAGTCATCCGGGCTTAGAGCTTTATCTTTACACATTCTACTCACCACCTGATGCacctcattttcttcaaaaggcctctccaaccaactGACTGCACAAAAATCCAGCTGGCCAAAATTCAGACCATCCAACTTAGGATGCCACTCCTCTGTCTCGGTTAGAGGATCTTCATAATACTAATCTCATCAGGGATGTGAAGCACATTGGTACCGGAATGAAGTACCTTAATGGCGTTATTGCGTGCCTATGTGAATTGGCCATCTTGTGAAAAAAATTTAGTACAACTATCCCTCTCTTTCAACCAAAGCACccttgatttttgcctccaagaaaCTTCTTTCATCAACAAAACCTTCTCAATTTCAGTCACGACTTCCTTGACAATGACTCCCCATTTACCTCCCCCTCCTCCAAAGCATGCAACTCATCCCAAAGCAGATTTTTCTGCACTTCAGTATGCCTAAAGACTTCATTATTCcacttttttaaatcaaactttAGAGTTTTAAGTTTACCTGCCAAAATAAAGCTAGAAGTTCCAAAAAAGGAGTAAGATACCCACCAGTTCCTAACCTTCTCCACAAATCCATCAACTGCAAGCCACATATTCTCGAATTTAAAATAATGCCTACCCCCAAGTAAGCCACCGCAATCAAGCAAAATGGGATAATGATCAGAACAAACATGGGGCAACCTCTTCTGACATAAATCCAAATAGTGAGTCACCCAATAAGTCCTTGACCCCATTTACTGTTAGACCAAGTATAAATCCCCTGCCAATGGAAGATCCATAAGATTCAGATAAAAAATCAGCTCCGAAAACTCGTCCACAGCCACAGATAAAGTAGTTGCACCTACCCTCTCACTGGAAAAccgaacaatattaaaatccctAGACAAACACCAAGGTACATCCCACAAGTAGAACAAATCTGCCAACTCCTTCCACAAAAACCTTCTCTCCTTATCCACATTAGGCCCATATACACCCGCAAAAGCCCATCGCCACTCATCCTCAATGGTTTTAAAAGAACCAACCACAAAATAATTCTCAATGCAATCCTCTACTAACTCCACCACCCTCTTATCCTACATCAACAACACACCTCCTAAAGCACCCAACGAAGCGAGATAACTCCACCCCACAAAAGCACAACCCCACAAACTACGAATGATgcttctatcaataaaactcAGCTTAGTTTCTTGAAGACATACAATATCAATTTTCTAGCTACGAAGGAGGGATCTAATACGGAGACGCTTGTTGACATCATTAACCCCCCTTACATTCGAAGAGaagattttaggcttcatttgatGACCAAGATCCCCTCCCTTTCAGCCTGTCTCTCCCCACACTTCCCTCtttattatcataattaatggGCATTTTAAACGTTTCAACTCCCTATCCTTTTTTGTTGCCGACTTCAAAAGCCGTAGGTCTTCCTGCTTCAATGGCAACAGGAAGAGCTTTAAACTGCTCCTCAAACCCTTTACAAGATGTCTCCATACCTGCCTGTAAATCTTCAAccttttttaaaacccaatttGAGGCATTTTTGGTTGAAGCGTGAGACGAGAGAGTACATATAGGGATCGGGCTACCCGCATCCTCATCAAAGGTTCCCCTCTCATATAATTCCAATTGTAAAGTGGCCTCAACCACATCCCCTCCAAAAGAAGCCTCCTGTTGTAAATCTCCAGAAAATGCCGAAACAAAGCAAATGTTCATCTCGAGGTGTAGAAGATCAACTGGATGTAAGGGTGTTAATAACAGAGAAACTTGGTTGAATCAAAAACTTGCCacatgaaaggaaaagaaaaaagaaaaaagttcgaagaagaaatagaagcaCTCTGTCATGAGATTCAGATCCTATCAACCAGAAGGAAGAATCTTTCTTTCTACCATCAAGCCAAAGACAATAATGTCCATACAAagctaaatttatttaaaagagaGAAGATATCAGGGAGTGGAACAAGAATTCCCCTAAAGGTTGTTCGAACTGaatcaaaaataaaaccgaAATAGAAATGACAGAATTACAACTTCTTGTAAAGTGCAATATCAAAATATGAGACATAGATAGGGAACACTGAGACAGGGTATCATAGGCATTTAACAGGGTATCATAGGCATTTACTCTAAGATCCATACCTATCATAATAATTTGGGATCCTTGATGGGTTTCCTGTGTAATACAAAATGGATCTGTCAGGACTTGATTCAGGAGCAATGCGCATGCTTGAATGGAAACCAGCTGATCCAATCCGTCCAGTGCTACTACCATTTGCAGTACTTGTTCCATACTGCCCAGCGAATGAGGTCATACCTGCACTGCCCATGCCATAGCGTTCAGCAGTCGACTTCACCAACAATCCATAAGGTCCAGTTGGTGAGCTCCGGTGTTGGTTAACGGAGCCAGAATGCAGAAAACCATATCGACCAGCTGATAAACTCGCAATAGGGGAATCAGGAGAGGAACGTGACAAACTATACATTCCAGCTGATGGTGCACTATACATTCCAGCTGATGGTGCTAAGTAGCGCACATCCTGACCAGTGAGTGAGCTTTCTGGATGCTGATGATGATGAGTTGGTTGCCTGGTGTGGATGGCGGAAGTGGCACGAACTGGAACATTTGGGATAGGTGCTGCTGTAGCCGTTCCATAGAACTCAGCACCTTGGTTCACAAAGAAGCCTGCTGGCTGATGATAAGATGGCTGTACCAAATGGGTTGAGAAACCTTCATTTTCAGATGCATGCAATGCATCCTTCCGAGGATGCTTCTTTCTGTTCTGTTGATTCGACTGAGCTTGCCGCTTAGGGGAAGTAGGTTTATTTGCACCCCATTGTTGCACCTGGTCCTTTGGGCCTGAGGCTGTTTCAGtaacctctctctctttgcTGGGCTTTCTCAGCTGcaaagctttttcttttctactctTTCTCAGCTGCTGGATGCGGTTTCTGAGGTTATCAGGAGAGTATTGGGATCCAAGGTTGTAATCATTAACACATCTTATTACAGCCTTTATTGCAGCTATTTCTTTGCCTGTTGCCTCATCCTGTGAGTAGTTTAATAAaagatacttataaaaaaaggtttaaTGAAAGATAGTATGAGAAAAACAACTATGATCCTAGTCATTAAAGGAAATtgtgataaagaaaaagaaggggcAAATGTACCTGCGCTTTAAGAGACTTTTTTCCCTTGCAGCCCATCCTTGCAAACTTCTTGGTATCCTTCAAATGGGCTTTAAGCAGTGGTACTGGAGGGAATTCATCAACCAGTTCGAATGCATGAATAAATCTGACAGCATCAAGTCGTTTATTCTGTGAAATGAGTTTCTGAATAAAATCTGGGACATGTAGATGGAATTGTGGGCTTTCCGTTAGATATCAGGAAAcagaatatgaaatatgaaagcaacaaaataatcaaaattgcTTGATTAAAAATCTGGGGACAAAACCCTGATAGATGCATCCGTAGACCCCACTAGCAGTGGGAAAGACTAGTAAGAGACAAAAATTTGAACCATAAAGCAAACTGAGAATAGCTTCTACATGTAAAAGTACAGATATTCACAGCAGCAAGAGCAAACTCACAGTATTCTCTTTGGAAAAGAGAACCCACTTACTAAAAGTAACGTACATATAAAACAATCAAGCAATATCATGAGGCAATTACAACCCGATATCCAGATCCCTCATAAACTAGGAGAAACATTGAAAGTGAACCTGTGCTCCCGAGACTTTGATCCTGGACACCCAGTACCAgtcaaacaaaaacattaaaagtgACATAAGAGCCACGCGACTACTGTTTCTAAATCTAGATAAAGAACACATGATATAAATGCTGGATACAAGTGGCATGTGTAGCTGCTGCGCAAACGGTGCCTAGGTGGAAAATGAAACGGTTCGTTTTGGGCTTGGATGAAACGGCTCGTTTGGCTCCTAGTCGCCCCTCCCTCGTCTTCCCcattctccctccctccttcgTCCGGCATCTCCCCGAACTCCTCTTACTTCCTTCTCGTTTCTGGCATCTTGGTGGTGTTCCCCCGTCCCAAAACAAAAGCTCTGAAAGTTGGCGTCAAAGCCAGAGGTACCCTCCAAGTTATTCTTCCCAAAATTCATCTCAGGGGAGCAACAATCTGGTGCCATCTCTAGCccaacaaacaaattaagaatGAAAGTTTCTCGAAATTTTTCCAAATACCAGTAAAGTTTACCATTTTCAATTCCAagccccttttttttcttttttttcaggAAAACCCGTAAACAAAGCCCTCTTTAAGTTGCAAAACCATGACAAAAACATCACTTTTTTCAAGGGTCCGGAAGGAACCCAGATGTTCATTTTAGAAATTAAGCTCCAGAAGAAGTATTATAGGGCATGTTTAAGGATTTAAAGAAAATCCATTTGATTGAATTGTTAACAAAAAGTggataaagaaaaaaggtttCCAATGCTAACCAGCACAAGTTTCATTCTTGAGTTCTGATGCAGTGCATTCCTGTTTCAACCCCAAGACTACATAGAAGCCATTGCTCTtgtcttcttcattttccattCTCCAAGAAGCCACCACACAAACACAGAGAGCTTAAAAAACACAGGCatcacaacacaacacaaaacaaatcaaacaaaacaaagacacttttttttttcttgtcgaCGAATTCACACAACCTACTGGCCTAGATATCAAACAAAAGCATGACCTCCTCTATATGTATCTTACAAAATCGGGACTACATCTTTGTGGGTTGGAACACGAGAACCTTGCATTTGATTTCCATGGCAAAGAAGGGgtggagagaaaaagaaaagaaaattaggaaGAGATGAGAGTTAGAAATGGGAAGACTGAAGACGctaagatgaagatgaaggaaCGAACCGTTTTGAGAAAACCCATGCAGGACGCTGAGATTGAAggtgctcttttttttttttttttttttttttttttttttttttaaatgtacgTGGCATGGCGACTACCCACCGTTTGCACGGCCCGACTGTCCCTAGAAGAACTTATGTAAAAAagtacataataaaaaaaaaaatgaacaagtaTCTGAATCGCAAGCagagcctcgtttgttttcgcaaataaaatgagatgagatgagatgagataaaagttaaataaaatattgttagaatatatttttttaatattatttttgttttgagatttgaaaaagttgaattctttagtttattttgtgtgggaatttaaaaattttgtaataattaaatgagaggAGAAtggttgtaaaaataaatgaggaagACACAGCAAGTCATCCAGCCATGAAAGATGCCGTTTAGGTAAGAGAGTATCACTGCAACAACTCTTAAGCACCAAAAGATACAAGATGAATGTCTCATGCTCACTACCAAGAGTTAATGGTAAAAGCATCAACTCGGTAGAATATTACATGCATGTTCAAATAAAAGCATTCAAACTAATCAACCGGACTAAGAAAGTGAGAGATGGTCAACCTTCAGGCAGTTCTAAAGCCACTGATTTACCTCTCCAAAAGCACtagaatatcaaataaatagaGATAATAGCAACCGAAAAACTCTAAAGTATATAGTCATGATAATTTCTAGTTAAAAAAGCAAGAACAATTCTCTGAAACTCACCAGAGGCATCATCAGCAAAACCAAGAGCCCGAAACAACTCAGGGGCCTGCTTACGCTGTTTAACACTATCAAAAAGCTTCAAAACCTCGTCGCCATCAAACTCACTCATTAGCCCAAAGGCACCCAAAAGCAATAGAAAACCGTAAACCTCCAAAGAACTATTCGCTGCGAATCTTATATTTGCCTTCCACTCAAGGGCTAGTTTCACAGCTTCTTCTCTCACGTCTGCTTTAATCAGTGGTCGCACTCTCATCAACTCCTCCAACAATAGCACACAATTCTTCCTTCTGGTAGAGACCTCAAAATTCATATCCCCCTTCTTTAACTCTGGTaaataaaaccatttcattGCCTCCAACACTAGCTTTCCAGAATCCACTGAAAGCTTGAGCGCATTACATATATCATTGCGCAACGATGCGAGATCTTTTAAATGCTCATTCACGTACGATAACAACTCTTTCCCATCATATATCGGAATGCCATTAAAAGACGCATTTTCAGGCAAAGATTCTTcctttttcatttggttttgaaGAGTTGTCGCTTGGGTTTCTTTTGACTTCGTTTCAGATTTAAGGGCCGGAACCGATTCGGTTTCGTTAGAATCGAATTGGGATTGGATGGGTGGAACCAATTGGGTTTCTTTAGAAGTAAATTGGATCTCTTTGCATTTGTCCTGGGATTGAAGAGTCGGAGTGAATTGGGTATCTGCAGAATCAAATTTGACATCTGGTGATTTGGCTTGGGATTGGAGGGCTGAAGCGATTTGGTTCTGGTTGGATTGGAGTTTGGCTTCGATTGACTCGTGGATGGAGTGGAAGTGGTCCTCTAGGTCCTGCCATTGAAGAGTGAAATTGGCAACGGCAGCGGCGTGGGTTTTAAGGAGGTTGAATGCTTTGCGGAGGTTCGGTTTCTTCAAATCAGCCGGTTGAACGTCTGCAGAGACTTCCCCCAATGGCGACGACATTTCGAGCACTCGAAGCAGGATGGAAACAGGAAAAGGTATCTCAATGGGCAGTGATAGGTTACTATATCTACTACTGTagtccatttcattttttttatttttttactttttatcattttaagtattttttaatatctttaatcattaaaaaaagttaaaaaaatatatatataactttattaatatttaattacttaattattaagtaaaattaaaaaaaaaacaaataataaaataataaatagataataataggATAGTAAATTATCATTATTCATCTCAAATGCTCCATCCACCTTTCGATTTTGCCCTTCGAGTGATACAAAGACAGGACAAGGAAACATAAACGTAGTTACGTACTACACTGATACGTTACATCTTTATTAACagtaaaaatattgatttataatccaatatttaaaatcttttcagtttataaattttattttattttataaattataaatttttctattacattaaaagataaaaaaactaattgtaAACTTATTTTTCCGACATATTTTACCAGTGATTTAAGtaaatttttgacattttaacttattttataatcacACTGTGCTCGTAAATAGTtcaaactaaaaagaaaattcgttattataaatgatttgtataaattttaaataaataagcttcatacaaatttttgtaaaaaagtagactctaATTTTAaagtgtgaaaaaaataatcactatTTTAGTGAGAcctacatttttacaaaagacaTATGCaagacttatctatttgaaatttatatttaacattattctcaaattttgttcattaatttttacaaaagacctataaaaaacttgtctatttaaaacttgtacctAGTATTACCCGTTGAAGTTTGTTAAACTTGTATCGAGCTCCAAGTCAATTATTGCTCTCAATTTGCTTAGAAAATGGTCGTAAGATCAAGGATACAAGTTCTGGTGAATGGTTTTCCCCACCCATTGGCAAGCTTAAGATAATCTTGGATGGGGCATGTAAGGGGAATCTGGGTTTTTCCCTTCTatggttttgttgtttgttgggCGAAGGAACAAATACATATGCTGAGTTATAGCATTGAAATTTGGTCTATGCTTTTTTATCAGCTGAAAGGGAAGGACCCGATGGTGGACTGGCtgtaaattgaaagaaaaagaaaatgggactCAAGCGCCATATAGATCTAAGGATTTTGTGAGATGATATTTTGGTGCATTGTTCTCAAGTGTCTCACTAGAGTTCTCATGTTTATAGGGAAGGAAATGGCTTAACTGATGGACTGGCTAATAATGGTGCTACTGCTACAACTGCTTCCCAAACTTCCTCAGCATTTGAAGGGAAATTTCGTGCCTCATATATctggttttctttcttttcgaCAATAGAGACAGCTTTACTCAATTGTCATATCCCTAGTTTGAGCTTTAAGTTCTCCTTAATCTTGGTCTAGAACCTTTCCTGCACAAGTTAATCAGATttcatattttgtgtttgacgTGTTCCACCTACAAAGAATCAGAGCCAACCGGATCAGGCAACAACACCCTTCATCTCCTCTGTTATAGTTTCGCATGTATTCACTCTCCAGGACTAGAGAGAACATACATATCTCTAGCACAACACAACTCGTTCACCTAATTCTTTTGGATGTTCTAAATGCATGTGAGAGACCATAGCGCATTCCCAATAATGAAGTGGAAATCCTGTGTCTTGACCTTCAGATTGCAACATGCCAGATTAGACccaattttgaagaaattttcaaaattctggCGGGTGTGGGCAATGCTAAATAAAAGATATTGGTAAAATGGTAAAATCTAGGCATAGtcatttaagagagagagagagagagagagagatagagagagagagagagagagagagagagagagagatgagaagcaAGGTAGCACCCAATTTATGATCACAAAAGCAGCACCCAAAAGAAAGTTGACAAAGGTTTGTCgtttattttagagttttgctCGAGTTCTTCACAAGCCTACGAGCGGGAGAGATGTTCTGCATGAGCGGGACTGGGAGCCGGGAGGAGCAGTTCATCCTTGGAGACCAATAATACCTGCACAAAATACCGAGAGATAACATTAACATCATATGAACAGAAGGtgaaaccaaattaaaaaaCCAGGAAAAACCACAATGTCCATTTTTTCAAAGATCAATATAGACAAAATACACTATATTTTCAGCCacagagagggagaaagagcaTCAAATACAACtagaaatctttttcttttcgaaAGGATATTTCCCACCTACCCAATTGGGCACACCTAGTAACGATCAACCATAAAATTTCTACTCAATTTGCGCACCATATCATCAGTTATGTGATTGACCGTGTCTCTAGAAATACTAAAGAGCAGACTCTAAGCTAATATGGCAAATTTACATACCACAAGCTACTCGGCCACCAGCATTTCCAGTGCTTTTGCTAAGTTCATGTCCCCCTGGACATAAAACAATAGGAGATGAGCAAACAATGActgaaaagattttttttttttttttataggtaaaaaatGACTGAAAAGATTTAATTACGTGATAACGGTTATCTGTTATGGCAGGTTTGCCATAACGGT
This genomic interval from Juglans microcarpa x Juglans regia isolate MS1-56 chromosome 4D, Jm3101_v1.0, whole genome shotgun sequence contains the following:
- the LOC121261491 gene encoding FRIGIDA-like protein 1 encodes the protein MDYSSRYSNLSLPIEIPFPVSILLRVLEMSSPLGEVSADVQPADLKKPNLRKAFNLLKTHAAAVANFTLQWQDLEDHFHSIHESIEAKLQSNQNQIASALQSQAKSPDVKFDSADTQFTPTLQSQDKCKEIQFTSKETQLVPPIQSQFDSNETESVPALKSETKSKETQATTLQNQMKKEESLPENASFNGIPIYDGKELLSYVNEHLKDLASLRNDICNALKLSVDSGKLVLEAMKWFYLPELKKGDMNFEVSTRRKNCVLLLEELMRVRPLIKADVREEAVKLALEWKANIRFAANSSLEVYGFLLLLGAFGLMSEFDGDEVLKLFDSVKQRKQAPELFRALGFADDASDFIQKLISQNKRLDAVRFIHAFELVDEFPPVPLLKAHLKDTKKFARMGCKGKKSLKAQDEATGKEIAAIKAVIRCVNDYNLGSQYSPDNLRNRIQQLRKSRKEKALQLRKPSKEREVTETASGPKDQVQQWGANKPTSPKRQAQSNQQNRKKHPRKDALHASENEGFSTHLVQPSYHQPAGFFVNQGAEFYGTATAAPIPNVPVRATSAIHTRQPTHHHQHPESSLTGQDVRYLAPSAGMYSAPSAGMYSLSRSSPDSPIASLSAGRYGFLHSGSVNQHRSSPTGPYGLLVKSTAERYGMGSAGMTSFAGQYGTSTANGSSTGRIGSAGFHSSMRIAPESSPDRSILYYTGNPSRIPNYYDRYGS